GCGACATTGGCTGGCGCGAACTGGCGCGCGAACGGGCATGAGCCGCATCCAGCCGATCCTGCTTGGGGCCGTCGCCACGCTCGCCGTGGCCGAGCTGTTCCATGGCCCGCTCGGCGCTTCGGCCCGCCTCAAGGCCGACATCGAAGGCCACGCTCAGCGCCTGCTGACCGCCAATGACATGACCCAGATCCAGGCGCATCTCGCCGACACGCCGCTCAGCCGGACGCTGATCCTGTCGGGCCCCGCCGACGACTTCCAACGCGGGCTGCTCGCCGAAGGAATGGCGGCACTGCCGGGGGTGGCCAAGGTTGAATGGGACCCCGGCAGCCTGCCGGTCGAGACCAAGCTGGCGCCCGGCCCGCCGCCCGACAACGTGCTGGCGCCCCCGATCGTCAACATCCCGGCCGCCCGCTGATGCCGTTGTTCCTCGAAGTCGCGCTGCTCGGCCTCGCCGGTTACGCCGTGGGGCTCGGCCTCGCCTGGCTGTCATACAAGATCGTCCGTCATCAAACACGAGGTTGGCATGAGTGAATTGTGGGCCGCTTACTGGCCGGTGATCCTGATCGCGGTCGCGATCGGCCTGATCGTCGGCATCATGATCTTCCGTCCCAAGCAGCAGGTCACGCTCAGCCGTAGCGACGAGCCGGTGCGGGCGCACATGCGCCAGCCGGCGATCACCCCGCAGCACGACATCCCGCCGCAGGTGGTGCGCACCGCGCCGCGCCGCGAGGGGCTGGTGGACGAGGTGGCGGCCGCGACCAGCGACGTGGTCGGCGAAGTGATCGGTTCGCCGGTCCACGCCAACCTGCCCGAAGGCGAAAGGCCCGACGACCTCCAGCGGATGAAGGGCGTCGGCCCCAAGCTTGCGACCATGCTCAACAGCATGGGCCTGATGACCTACGCCCAGATCGCCGCGCTGACGCCGAGCGACGTCGAGCGGATCGACGCCGAGCTTGGGGCCTTCCGCGGCCGGCTGACCCGCGACCGGGTGGTCGAGCAGGCGGCGTTCCTCGCCCGCGGCGACCAGCACGGCTACGAAGCGAGCTTCGGCAAACTGTAAGGTCAGACCTGCCCGTCGTCCCGGCGAAGGCCGGTACCTCGGGACACGAACAGATAACGTCTGAAATTCGCTGAGCTCCCGGCCTTCGCCGGGACGACGAAGCGTCAGGCCGGCTCTTCCTCGACCTCACGCCGCCGCCGGGGGGCGGTGGCGATCAACTTGTCGATCTTGCGCCCGTCCATGTCGACGATCTCGAACCGCCAGCCGAGGTGCTCGAAAGTCTCGCCGGTGTGGGGCAGGCGCTTGAGCACCGACAGCGCGAAGCCGGCGACGGTCGAATAGTCGCGCTCGGCGGGCATGTTGAGCCCGAGCCGGTCCTCGAGCAGATCGGCATTGGCCGCGCCCGACAAGAGCCAGCTGCCGTCGTCGCGCTCGATCGCGGGCGGGTCGTCGTCCTCGACGTCCGAGCGGAACGCGCCGGCCAGTGCCGCCAGCAGCGACCCCGGGGTGCAGATCCCATCAAGGTGGCCATATTCGTCGTGGACCAGCGCCAACGGCACCGCCGCCGAGCGCAGGACCGACAGCGCGTCCATCGCGTCCATCACGTCGGGAATCACCGGCGCCTTGCGCGCCAGCTGCCGCAGGTCGAGCGGGCGGCCGTTCAGGGCGGCGTCGAGCAGGTCGCGGGTCTGGACCACGCCGACGATCTTCTCGACCGACCCCTCCGCCACCGGCAGGCGGCTGTGCGGAGTCTCTGCTAGCGCCTGCCGCAGCTCCTCGGGAGTGCTGTCGATATCGATCCAGTCGATCTCGGTGCGCGGGGTCATCACCTCGCGGACCGGACGATCGGCCAGCCGGACGATGCCGCTGATGATCGCGCGCTCGCTCTCCTCGAGCACGCCCGCGCTCTGCGCCTCGGCGACCACCAGGTGCAGTTCCTCGGCGGTAACCTGATTCTCATTCTCACGCTTGAGACCGAGCAGGGTAAAGATCACCCCGCTGGTCTTGTCGAGCACCCACACCACCGGCGCGGTCGCGCGGCTCAGCCAATACATCGGCCGCGCCATCACCACCGCGATCGGCTCGGGGCTGCGCAGCGCGAACTGCTTTGGCACCAGCTCGCCGATGATCAGCGAGACGAAGGTGGTCAGCACGATGACGAGCCCGAAGCCGAGCTTGTGCGCAAGGTCCGGATCGAGCCCGAGCAGCGCCAATCGCTGCGACGTCGGCTCGCCCAGGCTCGCGCCCGAGAAGGCGCCGGCGAGCACGCCGATCAGGGTGATCCCGGTCTGCACGGTGGAGAGGAAGCGCCCGGGGTCGGCGGCGAGCGCCAGCGCGGTGCGGGCGCCGCCGCTGCCGCTCTTGGCCAGCCCCTTGAGCCGCGCCTCGCGCGCCGAGACGATCGCCAGCTCGCTCATCGACAGGACGCCGTTCAAGGCGACCAGCGCGATGATCAGGACAAGGTCGAACCAGGGGAATGGGAGCAAAGGGGTGCTCATCGTGTCCAATCGTTCATAACGGGATTAATGCCCGGCTGCCAAGCGCACCGATGCAGGCCTCAGCGGCGAGCAGCGAAGAAATCGCGCAGCTGCGCCGCTGCTTCCACCTCGCCGAGCCCGCCGAGCACGTCTGGGCGATGGTGGCAGGTCGGCTGCGCGAACACCCGCGCCCCGTGCACCACCCCGCCTCCCTTGGGGTCGTCGGCGGCGAAGCGCAGCGCGTCGAGCCGCGCCAGCGCGATCGCCCCGGCGCACATCGCGCAGGGCTCGAGGCTGACCCACAGAGTGCAGCCGTCGAGCCGTGGACGGCCGAGTGTCTTCGCCGCCCGGCGAATCGCGACCATCTCGGCATGGGCGGTGGGGTCGAGGCTCTCGCGCATCGCGTTGCGCGCTTCGGCCACCACTTCATTGCCGAGGGTGACCACCGCACCCACCGGCACTTCGCCCGCCCGCGCCGCTTCGGCGGCGAGGTCGAGCGCGCGTCGCATCGGTGGGGGCATCGGAAAAGCCATGCCGCCGTCTAGCGGCAAGCGGACCCAATCGTCACTGCTGCGTCGAGTTGGTGGTCACCGTGGTCGTCTGGGTAGCGGTCCCCGGCGCGCTGCCGGCCGGGCGCACCTCGAGCCGCGGGACCTTGACCGTCGCTTCGCCCTGGCC
The Sphingomonas ginsengisoli An et al. 2013 genome window above contains:
- a CDS encoding hemolysin family protein; translation: MSTPLLPFPWFDLVLIIALVALNGVLSMSELAIVSAREARLKGLAKSGSGGARTALALAADPGRFLSTVQTGITLIGVLAGAFSGASLGEPTSQRLALLGLDPDLAHKLGFGLVIVLTTFVSLIIGELVPKQFALRSPEPIAVVMARPMYWLSRATAPVVWVLDKTSGVIFTLLGLKRENENQVTAEELHLVVAEAQSAGVLEESERAIISGIVRLADRPVREVMTPRTEIDWIDIDSTPEELRQALAETPHSRLPVAEGSVEKIVGVVQTRDLLDAALNGRPLDLRQLARKAPVIPDVMDAMDALSVLRSAAVPLALVHDEYGHLDGICTPGSLLAALAGAFRSDVEDDDPPAIERDDGSWLLSGAANADLLEDRLGLNMPAERDYSTVAGFALSVLKRLPHTGETFEHLGWRFEIVDMDGRKIDKLIATAPRRRREVEEEPA
- a CDS encoding nucleoside deaminase; translated protein: MRRALDLAAEAARAGEVPVGAVVTLGNEVVAEARNAMRESLDPTAHAEMVAIRRAAKTLGRPRLDGCTLWVSLEPCAMCAGAIALARLDALRFAADDPKGGGVVHGARVFAQPTCHHRPDVLGGLGEVEAAAQLRDFFAARR